Proteins encoded by one window of Nasonia vitripennis strain AsymCx chromosome 5, Nvit_psr_1.1, whole genome shotgun sequence:
- the Or154 gene encoding odorant receptor 154, whose translation MDIYDSRYYKTNIFYLKLLGLWPFDDFLNKRVRRILIIIAVVSLIIPQVIRLFEEWGRDIDIVIEVIGSLIYFSGCQIKYLSFLRVEAKMKYLYNKIAEHWKSLSSKDEIKTLEEYGEIGRGLTLGYIIPINIILVIYISLPLLPLLLDVIDPQNETRPKQFPYFAEYFIDDQKYYFELTIHGWIVCILSVQIYGTFDTTYTQCVQHACGLFGIVEQRLRKATKLASSNAFSTQEEKDEKVYDKVIDAILLHKEAIQFVNLIEDCYSFSYFFVVTLNTAVVSLAAVDTMLNLENGNTKQMVRIGALYIGFSFHLLYNMSPGQRVIDSSTNIQNAAFHCDWFNASSKTKTLIRIIMLRSLTPCQFTAGKLIVLHLESFAFVFKNSISYVTVVGSMR comes from the exons atggatATTTATGATAGCCGTTATTacaaaacaaatatattttatctgaaGCTTTTAGGACTGTGGCcttttgatgattttttaaataagagaGTCCGACGAATTTTAATCATCATTGCTGTAGTTTCATTGATAATACCGCAA GTCATACGACTTTTTGAAGAATGGGGGAGAGACATAGATATTGTTATTGAAGTTATAGGTtcgttaatttatttttcgggTTGCCAGATCAAATACTTGAGTTTCCTTCGCGTAGAAGCTAAG ATGAAGTacttgtataataaaatagcAGAACATTGGAAATCATTGAGTAGCAAAGATGAGATTAAGACATTGGAAGAATACGGTGAAATAGGTCGTGGGCTAACATTAGGATACATAA TACCTATAAACATAATTCTTGTGATATACATAAGTCTACCCTTGCTACCACTGCTGCTCGATGTAATAGACCCACAGAACGAAACGCGACCCAAGCAGTTTCCTTACTTTGCTGAATACTTCATTGACGATCAAAAATACTACTTTGAGCTAACAATCCACGGCTGGATCGTCTGTATCCTGTCAGTTCAAATTTACGGAACCTTTGATACCACTTACACGCAATGTGTGCAACATGCCTGTGGGTTGTTTGGTATAGTCGA GCAGCGTCTAAGGAAAGCTACAAAACTGGCCTCAAGCAATGCATTTTCGACTCAAGAAGAGAAAGATGAAAAAGTCTACGACAAAGTAATCGATGCTATCTTATTGCACAAAGAAGCCATTCA ATTTGTAAATCTTATAGAGGATTGCTACTCGTTTTCCTACTTTTTTGTTGTGACCCTCAACACAGCAGTAGTAAGCTTAGCTGCAGTCGAT ACTATGCTGAATCTTGAGAATGGCAATACTAAACAAATGGTGAGAATAGGTGCGCTCTACATTGGCTTCTCATTCCACTTACTGTATAATATGAGTCCTGGCCAAAGAGTCATTGACAGTAGCACTAATATACAAAATGCTGC ttTCCATTGTGACTGGTTCAATGCTTCATCAAAAACTAAAACTCTTATTAGAATCATAATGTTGCGTAGCTTAACGCCGTGCCAGTTTACTGCCGGCAAATTAATCGTCTTGCATTTAGAAAGCTTTGCTTTT GtctttaaaaattcaatatcgTATGTAACGGTAGTTGGATCCATGAGATAG
- the LOC116417610 gene encoding uncharacterized protein LOC116417610 isoform X1 produces the protein MIRMYGADDQKLTLHELRYKTFCTSTAIAKKELSLSSLPPTDSVLREHAKRVYYQIQIWLGFDLDPVLWGWKRTSNMLLPIMNPKPVAPIELLEMIFCGCKTNCNTSRCSCKKAGIKCSYSCKNCNGQSCENASNSHKVILESDTEERQDDIEDNENLWNDEINDLQEEEVDESQTEN, from the exons ATGATAAGAATGTATGGTGCAGATGACCAAAAACTGACTCTACATGAATTAAGATATAAAACATTTTGCACATCTACAGCAATtgcaaaaaaagaattatcttTATCGTCTTTACCGCCTACCGATTCGGTATTAAGAGAGCATGCTAAAAGAGTATATTACCAAATACAGATTTGGCTTGGATTCGATTTAGATCCAGTATTATGGGGATGGAAGAGAACGAGTAATATGCTACTACCTATTATGAATCCTAAACCAGTTGCACCAATCGAATTACTAGAGATG ATATTCTGTGGATGTAAAACAAACTGTAACACATCCCGATGTTCGTGCAAAAAGGCTGGAATAAAATGTAGTTACAGTTGTAAAAATTGCAATGGCCAAAGCTGTGAAAATGCTTCAAATTCGCATAAGGTCATACTTGAGAGTGATACAGAAGAGCGTCAAGATGATATAGAAGATAATGAAAATCTGTGGAATGatgaaataaatgatttacaagaagaagaagttgATGAATCACaaactgaaaattaa
- the LOC116417610 gene encoding uncharacterized protein LOC116417610 isoform X2, whose product MLLPIMNPKPVAPIELLEMIFCGCKTNCNTSRCSCKKAGIKCSYSCKNCNGQSCENASNSHKVILESDTEERQDDIEDNENLWNDEINDLQEEEVDESQTEN is encoded by the exons ATGCTACTACCTATTATGAATCCTAAACCAGTTGCACCAATCGAATTACTAGAGATG ATATTCTGTGGATGTAAAACAAACTGTAACACATCCCGATGTTCGTGCAAAAAGGCTGGAATAAAATGTAGTTACAGTTGTAAAAATTGCAATGGCCAAAGCTGTGAAAATGCTTCAAATTCGCATAAGGTCATACTTGAGAGTGATACAGAAGAGCGTCAAGATGATATAGAAGATAATGAAAATCTGTGGAATGatgaaataaatgatttacaagaagaagaagttgATGAATCACaaactgaaaattaa